Proteins encoded within one genomic window of Theobroma cacao cultivar B97-61/B2 chromosome 7, Criollo_cocoa_genome_V2, whole genome shotgun sequence:
- the LOC18594631 gene encoding putative serine/threonine-protein kinase — MTCFSFLFRRRLDSSTNQSFEVEEEFDIHNVKLYTYKELKSATEDFSLANKIGEGGFGSVYKGRLKNGNLAAIKVLSAESRQGVKEFMTEIKVISEVEHENLVKLYGCCVEDNHRILVYNYLENNSLSQTLLGSGRSNIQFNWKTRSKICIGIARGLAFLHDEVKPYIVHRDIKASNILLDKDLTPKISDFGLAKLIPANMTHVSTRVAGTIGYLAPEYAIRGQLTRKADIYGFGVLLIEIVSGRCNTNTQLPVGEQYLLEQTWDLYERRELVGLVDVSLNSDFDPEEACRFLKIGLLCTQDTPKLRPSMSSVVMMLTGQKVVDEKKITKPGLISDFMDLKVRSSEKTKSESKHTSSYNATSSSDYLDNSTLSSGTSTSATMTFNPPYDQSV; from the exons ATgacttgtttttctttcttattccGTAGACGTTTAGATTCTTCAACCAACCAGTCTTTTGAGGTTGAGGAAG AATTTGACATTCACAATGTAAAATTGTACACATACAAAGAATTAAAAAGTGCTACTGAAGATTTTAGCCTTGCCAATAAAATTGGAGAAGGAGGTTTTGGTTCTGTTTATAAG GGGCGGCTAAAAAATGGGAATCTTGCTGCTATAAAAGTTCTTTCAGCTGAATCAAGACAAGGGGTCAAAGAATTTATGACAGAGATTAAGGTGATCTCAGAAGTAGAGCATGAAAATTTGGTCAAGCTCTATGGCTGTTGTGTAGAAGACAATCACAGAATCTTGGTCTACAACTACCTTGAGAATAATAGCCTTTCCCAGACTCTTCTTG GTAGTGGTCGCAGTAATATCCagtttaattggaaaacacGGTCTAAAATATGCATTGGGATTGCACGTGGGCTTGCTTTTCTTCATGACGAAGTAAAGCCATACATTGTTCATAGAGATATCAAAGCAAGCAATATTCTTCTCGACAAAGACCTAACGCCCAAAATATCAGATTTTGGCTTGGCAAAGCTTATCCCAGCGAACATGACTCATGTCAGCACTCGTGTGGCTGGAACAAT AGGTTATCTAGCACCTGAGTATGCAATAAGGGGCCAGTTGACGCGAAAAGCAGATATTTACGGTTTTGGCGTTCTTCTCATAGAAATAGTCAGTGGGAGATGTAATACAAATACGCAGCTACCTGTAGGAGAACAATATCTCCTAGAACAG ACATGGGACCTTTACGAGCGAAGGGAGCTGGTTGGGTTGGTAGACGTATCTTTGAACAGTGATTTTGATCCGGAGGAGGCTTGTAGGTTCCTCAAGATTGGTCTTCTTTGCACCCAAGATACTCCCAAACTCAGGCCATCTATGTCATCTGTGGTCATGATGCTAACTGGCCAGAAGGTTGTTGATGAGAAGAAGATAACAAAGCCGGGTTTAATTTCTGACTTTATGGACCTCAAAGTGCGAAGTTCTGAGAAAACCAAGTCAGAAAGCAAACATACATCTTCTTATAATGCTACCTCCAGCTCTGACTACCTAGACAATTCAACCCTATCATCAGGAACCTCAACTTCTGCAACAATGACCTTCAACCCTCCATATGACCAGAGTGTTTAA